The following proteins are encoded in a genomic region of Nicotiana sylvestris chromosome 4, ASM39365v2, whole genome shotgun sequence:
- the LOC104246071 gene encoding sulfate transporter 1.3-like → MGRSSVEAIETKEMDYQSLPSPQQQQAPYMHKVGVPPKQNLFDEFKTTVKETLFADDPLRSFKDQSRSRKFVLGWQAVFPILDWGRSYNVSKFRGDLIAGLTIASLCIPQDIGYSKLANLAPQYGLYSSFVPPLIYAFMGSSRDIAIGPVAVVSLLLGSLLSNEIDPTTNPNEYRRLAFTATFFAGITQATIGILRLGFLIDFLSHAAVVGFMGGAAITIALQQLKGFLGIKKFTKETDIISVMKSVWRSAHHGWNLPTILIGATFLTFLLFAKYTGKKNKKLFWIPAIAPLISVILSTFFVYITHAEKKGVEIVRDIEKGINPPSVSEIYFTGDYLLKGLKIGIVAGMIALTEAVAIGRTFASMKDYQLDGNKEMVALGAMNVVGSMTSCYVTTGSFSRSAVNYMAGCQTAVSNIIMSVVVFLTLLFITPLFEYTPNAILAAIIISAVIGLIDYEAAILIWKIDKFDFVACMGAFFGVVFASVEIGLLIAVSISFAKILLQVTRPRTAILGKIPRTNVYRNIQQYPEATQVPGVLIVRVDSAIYFSNSNYTRERILRWVTDEDEQLESAGFPKIRFLIVDMSPVTDIDTSGIHAFEELHRSLQKREVQLVLSNPGRQVIDKLHASNFVSQIGEDKIFLTVADAVLTCSSKFPDEVV, encoded by the exons ATGGGTCGATCTAGCGTTGAGGCAATAGAAACAAAAGAAATGGACTACCAAAGTTTGCCATCCCCTCAACAGCAACAAGCACCATATATGCACAAGGTTGGAGTCCCACCGAAACAGAACCTATTCGATGAATTTAAGACTACTGTAAAGGAAACATTGTTTGCAGATGATCCTCTACGCTCCTTTAAAGATCAGTCAAGGTCTCGCAAGTTTGTCCTTGGTTGGCAGGCTGTGTTTCCCATACTAGATTGGGGTAGAAGCTATAATGTTTCTAAGTTTAGAGGTGATCTAATTGCTGGTCTGACTATTGCAAGTCTCTGCATTCCTCAG GACATTGGCTATTCAAAACTCGCAAACTTAGCTCCTCAATATGGGCTAT ACTCCAGCTTTGTTCCACCTTTGATTTATGCCTTCATGGGTAGCTCAAGAGATATAGCGATAGGACCTGTTGCTGTTGTATCACTATTGCTAGGGTCTCTGCTTAGCAATGAAATTGATCCAACTACAAATCCAAATGAATATCGGAGGCTTGCATTTACAGCTACTTTTTTTGCTGGCATTACTCAAGCTACTATTGGAATCTTAAG ATTGGGATTTTTAATCGACTTCTTATCTCATGCTGCTGTTGTCGGTTTCATGGGTGGTGCGGCCATTACAATTGCCCTCCAGCAACTTAAAGGTTTTCTGGGCATCAAGAAGTTTACTAAGGAAACTGATATCATTTCTGTGATGAAATCAGTATGGCGTTCGGCTCACCATGGA TGGAACTTGCCGACAATTCTCATTGGAGCAACCTTTTTAACTTTCCTTTTGTTCGCTAAGTACACT GGAAAGAAGAACAAAAAGCTGTTTTGGATACCTGCAATTGCTCCTCTGATCTCTGTCATTCTTTCCACCTTCTTTGTCTACATAACCCATGCCGAAAAAAAGGGAGTCGAGATT GTGAGAGACATTGAGAAAGGAATCAATCCTCCTTCTGTCAGCGAAATCTATTTCACTGGTGATTATCTCCTAAAAGGGCTAAAGATTGGTATTGTTGCTGGAATGATTGCATTGACG GAAGCTGTTGCAATTGGAAGAACATTTGCTTCAATGAAGGACTACCAGTTAGATGGAAACAAAGAAATGGTGGCACTTGGAGCGATGAATGTTGTTGGCTCAATGACATCATGCTATGTGACAACAG GTTCCTTCTCTCGATCAGCAGTAAATTACATGGCTGGTTGCCAAACTGCAGTTTCCAACATTATCATGTCTGTTGTTGTGTTCTTGACATTGTTGTTCATAACCCCCCTTTTTGAGTACACTCCAAATGCAATCCTCGCTGCCATCATTATCTCTGCTGTCATTGGATTAATAGACTATGAAGCCGCAATTTTGATTTGGAAGATCGACAAATTTGATTTTGTTGCTTGCATGGGAGCATTTTTTGGTGTGGTTTTCGCCTCGGTTGAGATAGGTCTTTTAATTGCA GTCTCAATATCATTTGCTAAGATTCTCCTTCAAGTCACAAGGCCACGAACAGCTATTCTTGGCAAGATCCCTAGGACAAATGTATATAGGAACATTCAACAATATCCCGAGGCAACACAAGTTCCCGGTGTACTAATTGTGAGAGTTGATTCTGCTATCTACTTTTCAAATTCTAACTACACGAGAGAGAG GATACTGAGATGGGTAACGGATGAGGACGAGCAACTAGAATCCGCTGGCTTTCCTAAAATTAGGTTCTTGATTGTTGACATGTCAC CGGTGACTGACATTGACACCAGTGGCATCCATGCCTTTGAAGAGTTGCACAGAAGCCTACAGAAGAGAGAAGTTCAG CTTGTTCTCTCAAACCCTGGAAGGCAAGTGATCGACAAGCTGCACGCATCCAATTTCGTGAGCCAAATTGGCGAGGACAAGATCTTTCTCACTGTTGCAGATGCCGTGCTAACATGTTCCTCGAAGTTCCCTGACGAAGTAGTCTAA